One Coccinella septempunctata chromosome 1, icCocSept1.1, whole genome shotgun sequence DNA window includes the following coding sequences:
- the LOC123323017 gene encoding tyrosine-protein kinase Abl isoform X3: MGAQSTKERTLTVSSHSTRTATRTRPRPLKDGRQTVSNIFTEHNEALLQSRPLPHIPSLPESDPPGTLSSSGLGTLTGSSGSGAATTPLSFETANRWTSKENLLAQEENDPQLFVALYDFQAGGENQLSLKKGEQVRILSYNKSGEWCEAHSSTNQIGWVPSNYVTAVNSLEKHSWYHGPISRNAAEYLLSSGINGSFLVRESESSPGQRSISLRYEGRVYHYRINEDGEGKVYVTAESKFSTLAELVHHHSMMSDGLITQLLYPAPKHNKPTVFPLSPEPDEWEINRTDIVMRHKLGGGQYGDVYEAVWKRYNMTVAVKTLKEDTMALKDFLEEAAIMKEMKHPNLVQLMGVCTREPPFYIITEFMSKGNLLDYLRNGNKENINAVVLMYIATQIASGMSYLESRSFIHRDLAARNCLVGENHLVKVADFGLARLMRDDTYTAHAGAKFPIKWTAPEGLAYNKFSTKSDVWAFGILLWEIATYGMSPYPGVDLTDVYHMLEKGYRMECPPGCPPKIYELMRQCWQWHAHERPTFAEIHHALENMFQESSITEEVEKQLQGNEIAVHTGTPHLSYKKSHSGSTGNIHSLVGLIDQCSDNIMTTKLSTFTGGSKNNLVQMRRTTNKKGKTAPAPPKRTSLLSSCSSFRDSTVEDHAGQLEAAGDEGTCDLNGITKDLQNLAASAKGDSESDLQDQTPDTDDSGAHSYPEISMASSLGGGAITGSFKRAPIMGNRAVGQRTGKKTKTKETPPVHVAALEVQNVRKAISRYGTLPKGARIGAYLESLRQSGMSKNDESQTNNSQPATEQETTPKSLSPKTSIRNQPQMIRSNSSSGVTSFHAPHPPSSPTSGKLSRNRNLNRNNTTGDVRNSLRTFRGSQDNNFRGGSPSRSIQPTLADLEFPPPPTDLPPPPEEFDSSVDVDFTTTVMTSSIEMKKKIIPISPLTTKKINRTIDKTESSFINNSQATGSSRFGISLKRREKDNGGQRSSLNSPSQEVRSPLGEVAPNFPSLNSPMESLPPPPSFPEQALDGGELKENLEDNKSSKVFKNKLILKEMELKLVAEIKERADQKNKNPYESPLLEPVLAVSSISHDPVAQLVSELSQTFNLDKREVKTEKDGENCKKSASNNGSPTTTSKSTENNGNFVPQLKKIDCTKKANTKEISESISDSSVIIDFKSRLRKVEPDKKEGQIEKTDNENETEALPNKRESTASSDSGNQKIDEEDKRKSTGSISSLKKLWESKEPTEIGNVQLSPKLSVKNKNDEIIDENSPVDTSDESMKTEKQKGEKRLWPPGNNDEKPTIPAKPPVKAIKPVLNRTSGPAIYATPISTNSPNSNNGKPPISAKPQNLENKSPDKEPPSDKSSKETILEISQALESNLNNIRTNTSVSSATWLQLSDKIGLLHGSCMDYADNVGPAHTKFQFRELLTRLETQARQIRSAGSRNSTENTRYINEVNNTIKDVVNVVFR; the protein is encoded by the exons AGGCGTTATTACAAAGTCGGCCGCTTCCCCACATTCCCAGTTTACCGGAAAGTGATCCACCAGGCACTCTCAGTAGCTCCGGCCTCGGAACCCTTACTGGTTCTTCGGGTTCGGGGGCAGCTACTACGCCCCTTTCATTCGAAACAGCGAACAGATGGACGTCGAAGGAAAATCTTCTCGCCCAAGAAGAGAACGATCCTCAGCTGTTTGTAGCTCTCTACGATTTTCAAGCAGGAGGGGAGAATCAACTAAGTCTGAAAAAAG gtGAACAAGTCCGAATCCTAAGTTATAATAAAAGTGGAGAATGGTGTGAAGCACACTCTTCGACTAACCAAATCGGATGGGTGCCATCAAATTATGTTACCGCAGTTAATTCCCTTGAGAAGCATTCATGGTATCACGGTCCTATATCAAGAAATGCTGCTGAGTATTTATTGAGTTCTGGAATAAATGGCAGTTTTTTAGTGAGAGAATCGGAGAGCAGTCCTGGTCAAAGGAGTATATCGTTAAG ATACGAAGGTCGAGTATACCATTACAGAATCAACGAAGATGGCGAAGGAAAAGTCTATGTGACGGCCGAAAGCAAATTCAGCACCCTTGCCGAACTGGTTCATCATCATTCCATGATGTCCGACGGACTTATAACGCAACTGCTCTACCCTGCCCCCAAACACAACAAGCCCACGGTTTTCCCTCTCAGTCCCGAACCAGACGAGTGGGAAATTAACAGAACCGATATCGTGATGAGGCACAAACTAGGAGGAGGACAGTACGGAGACGTCTACGAAGCTGTATGGAAAAGGTACAATATGACGGTGGCTGTTAAAACGTTGAAAGAAGACACGATGGCCCTGAAGGATTTCCTGGAGGAAGCGGCCATAATGAAGGAAATGAAACATCCGAACTTGGTCCAACTGATGGGCGTCTGTACGAGAGAGCCACCCTTCTACATCATCACCGAATTCATGAGCAAGGGCAATCTACTGGACTACCTGAGGAACGGCAACAAGGAAAACATAAACGCCGTGGTACTTATGTATATAGCGACACAGATTGCTAGCGGTATGAGCTACCTGGAGAGTAGAAGTTTCATACATCGGGATCTGGCCGCTAGGAATTGCCTAGTGGGGGAGAATCATCTGGTCAAAGTGGCCGATTTCGGGCTGGCCAGACTGATGCGCGACGACACCTACACGGCACACGCGGGCGCCAAGTTCCCGATCAAGTGGACGGCGCCGGAGGGTTTGGCCTACAACAAGTTCTCGACCAAGTCTGACGTGTGGGCGTTCGGAATCTTGCTGTGGGAGATCGCGACCTACGGGATGTCCCCGTATCCTGGCGTCGATTTGACCGACGTGTATCACATGCTGGAGAAGGGATACAGGATGGAATGTCCGCCCGGATGTCCGCCCAAAATATACGAGCTGATGAGGCAGTGCTGGCAGTGGCATGCGCACGAGAGACCGACGTTCGCCGAGATTCATCACGCGTTGGAGAATATGTTTCAGGAGTCCAGCATTACAGAAG AGGTAGAAAAACAACTGCAGGGAAACGAGATCGCTGTCCATACTGGAACTCCCCACCTGTCCTATAAAAAATCGCATTCAGGAAGCACAGGAAATATTCATAGTTTAGTTGGATTAATTGATCAATGTAGTG ATAACATCATGACAACCAAATTATCTACATTCACTGGtggttcaaaaaataatttagTACAAATGAGACGAACAACGAATAAAAAGGGAAAAACAGCGCCAGCCCCTCCGAAGAGAACGAG CTTGCTATCTTCTTGCAGTTCATTCCGTGACAGTACCGTTGAGGATCATGCAGGACAGCTTGAAGCGGCAGGAGATGAAGGAACATGTGATttaaatg GTATAACCAAAGATCTTCAAAACCTGGCAGCTAGTGCGAAAGGAGACAGCGAAAGCGACTTGCAAGACCAAACACCTGATACCGATGATTCGGGAGCTCATTCTTATCCAGAAATATCAATGGCTAGTAGCTTGGGTGGAGGGGCCATAACAGGCTCTTTCAAAAGAGCTCCCATCATGGGCAATAGGGCAGTAGGACAGAGGACcggaaaaaaaacgaaaactaAAGAAACGCCACCT GTTCACGTAGCTGCTCTAGAAGTTCAGAATGTCCGAAAAGCGATCAGTCGGTATGGAACCCTTCCTAAGGGAGCCAGAATTGGTGCTTACCTAGAGTCCCTACGGCAAAGCGGAATGTCGAAGAACGACGAATCCCAAACCAACAATTCTCAACCGGCAACGGAACAAGAAACAACCCCTAAAAGTCTTTCACCTAAAACTAGTATCAGAAATCAACCCCAAATGATCAGAAGTAACTCGTCGAGTGGAGTTACCTCTTTTCACGCTCCCCATCCACCTAGTTCTCCAACTTCTGGTAAATTATCACGAAATCGGAATTTAAATAGGAATAACACAACAGGAGACGTGAGGAACAGTTTGAGGACGTTTAGAGGTTCACAAGATAATAATTTTAGAG GAGGGAGCCCTTCAAGATCAATTCAACCAACACTAGCCGACCTTGAGTTTCCACCACCCCCTACTGATTTGCCGCCACCTCCTGAAGAATTTGATAGTTCCGTAGATGTAGATTTCACAACCACAGTTATGACTTCCTCGATAGAGATGAAGAAGAAAATCATACCCATATCACCTCTCACCACTAAGAAAATCAATAGAACCATAGATAAAACGGAATCTTCCTTCATCAATAACTCTCAAGCTACAGGCAGCAGTAGGTTCGGTATTAGTTTGAAAAGAAGAGAGAAGGATAATGGTGGGCAGCGTTCTAGTCTTAACAGTCCTAGCCAAGAAGTCAGGAGTCCTCTCGGTGAAGTAGCTCCGAATTTTCCTTCCCTCAATTCGCCAATGGAATCTTTGCCACCGCCACCAAGTTTCCCAGAACAAG CTTTGGATGGTGGGGAGCTCAAAGAGAACTTGGAAGACAATAAAAGTTCCAAAGTATTCAAAAACAAACTAATATTGAAAGAAATGGAATTGAAATTAGTGGCAGAGATTAAAGAGAGAGCagatcaaaaaaataaaaatccttaCGAGTCTCCACTTTTGGAACCTGTTTTGGCTGTGAGTAGCATAAGTCATGATCCTGTAGCTCAACTAGTCTCTGAGCTCTCGCAAACTTTCAATTTAGATAAGAGAGAGGTTAAAACTGAAAAAGACGGAGAGAATTGTAAAAAGAGTGCGTCCAACAACGGATCTCCAACAACGACATCGAAATCAACAGAAAACAATGGTAATTTCGTGCCACAGCTCAAAAAAATCGATTGTACAAAGAAAGCCAATACCAAAGAAATTAGCGAATCTATTAGTGATTCATCTGTTATCATAGACTTCAAGTCAAGACTGAGAAAAGTGGAACCGGATAAGAAAGAGGGACAAATTGAGAAAACAGACAATGAAAATGAAACGGAAGCTCTACCCAATAAGAGAGAAAGTACTGCTAGTTCGGACAGTGGGAATCAGAAAATCGATGAAGAAGATAAGAGGAAGAGTACTGGGAGTATAAGTAGTTTGAAGAAACTGTGGGAATCAAAGGAACCCACGGAGATTGGAAATGTGCAGTTGAGCCCTaaattatctgtgaaaaataaaaacgaTGAGATTATTGATGAGAATTCGCCGGTGGACACATCGGACGAGTCGATGAAAACGGAAAAACAAAAGGGTGAAAAACGATTGTGGCCCCCGGGGAACAATGACGAGAAGCCAACAATTCCTGCCAAACCTCCAGTCAAAGCCATCAAGCCGGTTCTGAATCGTACGAGTGGACCAGCAATATATGCAACTCCAATTTCGACCAACTCTCCGAATTCTAATAATGGTAAACCCCCAATATCGGCGAAGCCGCAGAACCTGGAGAACAAGAGTCCGGATAAGGAACCCCCATCTGATAAATCGAGCAAAGAAACAATTTTGGAAATTTCCCAAGCGCTTGAGTCGAACCTGAACAATATACGAACAAACACGTCAGTTTCATCCGCAACGTGGTTGCAGCTCTCCGACAAAATTGGGCTTTTGCATGGCTCCTGTATGGATTATGCAGATAATGTTGGTCCGGCCCATACCAAATTTCAGTTTCGCGAACTTTTGACCAGGCTGGAAACGCAGGCAAGGCAAATCCGTTCGGCAGGGTCCAGAAATTCGACTGAAAATACTCGATATATTAATGAAGTGAATAACACCATAAAAGACGTTGTGAATGTGGTTTTTCGATAG
- the LOC123323017 gene encoding tyrosine-protein kinase Abl isoform X4 — protein sequence MGAQSTKERTLTVSSHSTRTATRTRPRPLKDGRQTVSNIFTEHNEALLQSRPLPHIPSLPESDPPGTLSSSGLGTLTGSSGSGAATTPLSFETANRWTSKENLLAQEENDPQLFVALYDFQAGGENQLSLKKGEQVRILSYNKSGEWCEAHSSTNQIGWVPSNYVTAVNSLEKHSWYHGPISRNAAEYLLSSGINGSFLVRESESSPGQRSISLRYEGRVYHYRINEDGEGKVYVTAESKFSTLAELVHHHSMMSDGLITQLLYPAPKHNKPTVFPLSPEPDEWEINRTDIVMRHKLGGGQYGDVYEAVWKRYNMTVAVKTLKEDTMALKDFLEEAAIMKEMKHPNLVQLMGVCTREPPFYIITEFMSKGNLLDYLRNGNKENINAVVLMYIATQIASGMSYLESRSFIHRDLAARNCLVGENHLVKVADFGLARLMRDDTYTAHAGAKFPIKWTAPEGLAYNKFSTKSDVWAFGILLWEIATYGMSPYPGVDLTDVYHMLEKGYRMECPPGCPPKIYELMRQCWQWHAHERPTFAEIHHALENMFQESSITEEVEKQLQGNEIAVHTGTPHLSYKKSHSGSTGNIHSLVGLIDQCSDNIMTTKLSTFTGGSKNNLVQMRRTTNKKGKTAPAPPKRTSSFRDSTVEDHAGQLEAAGDEGTCDLNGITKDLQNLAASAKGDSESDLQDQTPDTDDSGAHSYPEISMASSLGGGAITGSFKRAPIMGNRAVGQRTGKKTKTKETPPVHVAALEVQNVRKAISRYGTLPKGARIGAYLESLRQSGMSKNDESQTNNSQPATEQETTPKSLSPKTSIRNQPQMIRSNSSSGVTSFHAPHPPSSPTSGKLSRNRNLNRNNTTGDVRNSLRTFRGSQDNNFRGGSPSRSIQPTLADLEFPPPPTDLPPPPEEFDSSVDVDFTTTVMTSSIEMKKKIIPISPLTTKKINRTIDKTESSFINNSQATGSSRFGISLKRREKDNGGQRSSLNSPSQEVRSPLGEVAPNFPSLNSPMESLPPPPSFPEQALDGGELKENLEDNKSSKVFKNKLILKEMELKLVAEIKERADQKNKNPYESPLLEPVLAVSSISHDPVAQLVSELSQTFNLDKREVKTEKDGENCKKSASNNGSPTTTSKSTENNGNFVPQLKKIDCTKKANTKEISESISDSSVIIDFKSRLRKVEPDKKEGQIEKTDNENETEALPNKRESTASSDSGNQKIDEEDKRKSTGSISSLKKLWESKEPTEIGNVQLSPKLSVKNKNDEIIDENSPVDTSDESMKTEKQKGEKRLWPPGNNDEKPTIPAKPPVKAIKPVLNRTSGPAIYATPISTNSPNSNNGKPPISAKPQNLENKSPDKEPPSDKSSKETILEISQALESNLNNIRTNTSVSSATWLQLSDKIGLLHGSCMDYADNVGPAHTKFQFRELLTRLETQARQIRSAGSRNSTENTRYINEVNNTIKDVVNVVFR from the exons AGGCGTTATTACAAAGTCGGCCGCTTCCCCACATTCCCAGTTTACCGGAAAGTGATCCACCAGGCACTCTCAGTAGCTCCGGCCTCGGAACCCTTACTGGTTCTTCGGGTTCGGGGGCAGCTACTACGCCCCTTTCATTCGAAACAGCGAACAGATGGACGTCGAAGGAAAATCTTCTCGCCCAAGAAGAGAACGATCCTCAGCTGTTTGTAGCTCTCTACGATTTTCAAGCAGGAGGGGAGAATCAACTAAGTCTGAAAAAAG gtGAACAAGTCCGAATCCTAAGTTATAATAAAAGTGGAGAATGGTGTGAAGCACACTCTTCGACTAACCAAATCGGATGGGTGCCATCAAATTATGTTACCGCAGTTAATTCCCTTGAGAAGCATTCATGGTATCACGGTCCTATATCAAGAAATGCTGCTGAGTATTTATTGAGTTCTGGAATAAATGGCAGTTTTTTAGTGAGAGAATCGGAGAGCAGTCCTGGTCAAAGGAGTATATCGTTAAG ATACGAAGGTCGAGTATACCATTACAGAATCAACGAAGATGGCGAAGGAAAAGTCTATGTGACGGCCGAAAGCAAATTCAGCACCCTTGCCGAACTGGTTCATCATCATTCCATGATGTCCGACGGACTTATAACGCAACTGCTCTACCCTGCCCCCAAACACAACAAGCCCACGGTTTTCCCTCTCAGTCCCGAACCAGACGAGTGGGAAATTAACAGAACCGATATCGTGATGAGGCACAAACTAGGAGGAGGACAGTACGGAGACGTCTACGAAGCTGTATGGAAAAGGTACAATATGACGGTGGCTGTTAAAACGTTGAAAGAAGACACGATGGCCCTGAAGGATTTCCTGGAGGAAGCGGCCATAATGAAGGAAATGAAACATCCGAACTTGGTCCAACTGATGGGCGTCTGTACGAGAGAGCCACCCTTCTACATCATCACCGAATTCATGAGCAAGGGCAATCTACTGGACTACCTGAGGAACGGCAACAAGGAAAACATAAACGCCGTGGTACTTATGTATATAGCGACACAGATTGCTAGCGGTATGAGCTACCTGGAGAGTAGAAGTTTCATACATCGGGATCTGGCCGCTAGGAATTGCCTAGTGGGGGAGAATCATCTGGTCAAAGTGGCCGATTTCGGGCTGGCCAGACTGATGCGCGACGACACCTACACGGCACACGCGGGCGCCAAGTTCCCGATCAAGTGGACGGCGCCGGAGGGTTTGGCCTACAACAAGTTCTCGACCAAGTCTGACGTGTGGGCGTTCGGAATCTTGCTGTGGGAGATCGCGACCTACGGGATGTCCCCGTATCCTGGCGTCGATTTGACCGACGTGTATCACATGCTGGAGAAGGGATACAGGATGGAATGTCCGCCCGGATGTCCGCCCAAAATATACGAGCTGATGAGGCAGTGCTGGCAGTGGCATGCGCACGAGAGACCGACGTTCGCCGAGATTCATCACGCGTTGGAGAATATGTTTCAGGAGTCCAGCATTACAGAAG AGGTAGAAAAACAACTGCAGGGAAACGAGATCGCTGTCCATACTGGAACTCCCCACCTGTCCTATAAAAAATCGCATTCAGGAAGCACAGGAAATATTCATAGTTTAGTTGGATTAATTGATCAATGTAGTG ATAACATCATGACAACCAAATTATCTACATTCACTGGtggttcaaaaaataatttagTACAAATGAGACGAACAACGAATAAAAAGGGAAAAACAGCGCCAGCCCCTCCGAAGAGAACGAG TTCATTCCGTGACAGTACCGTTGAGGATCATGCAGGACAGCTTGAAGCGGCAGGAGATGAAGGAACATGTGATttaaatg GTATAACCAAAGATCTTCAAAACCTGGCAGCTAGTGCGAAAGGAGACAGCGAAAGCGACTTGCAAGACCAAACACCTGATACCGATGATTCGGGAGCTCATTCTTATCCAGAAATATCAATGGCTAGTAGCTTGGGTGGAGGGGCCATAACAGGCTCTTTCAAAAGAGCTCCCATCATGGGCAATAGGGCAGTAGGACAGAGGACcggaaaaaaaacgaaaactaAAGAAACGCCACCT GTTCACGTAGCTGCTCTAGAAGTTCAGAATGTCCGAAAAGCGATCAGTCGGTATGGAACCCTTCCTAAGGGAGCCAGAATTGGTGCTTACCTAGAGTCCCTACGGCAAAGCGGAATGTCGAAGAACGACGAATCCCAAACCAACAATTCTCAACCGGCAACGGAACAAGAAACAACCCCTAAAAGTCTTTCACCTAAAACTAGTATCAGAAATCAACCCCAAATGATCAGAAGTAACTCGTCGAGTGGAGTTACCTCTTTTCACGCTCCCCATCCACCTAGTTCTCCAACTTCTGGTAAATTATCACGAAATCGGAATTTAAATAGGAATAACACAACAGGAGACGTGAGGAACAGTTTGAGGACGTTTAGAGGTTCACAAGATAATAATTTTAGAG GAGGGAGCCCTTCAAGATCAATTCAACCAACACTAGCCGACCTTGAGTTTCCACCACCCCCTACTGATTTGCCGCCACCTCCTGAAGAATTTGATAGTTCCGTAGATGTAGATTTCACAACCACAGTTATGACTTCCTCGATAGAGATGAAGAAGAAAATCATACCCATATCACCTCTCACCACTAAGAAAATCAATAGAACCATAGATAAAACGGAATCTTCCTTCATCAATAACTCTCAAGCTACAGGCAGCAGTAGGTTCGGTATTAGTTTGAAAAGAAGAGAGAAGGATAATGGTGGGCAGCGTTCTAGTCTTAACAGTCCTAGCCAAGAAGTCAGGAGTCCTCTCGGTGAAGTAGCTCCGAATTTTCCTTCCCTCAATTCGCCAATGGAATCTTTGCCACCGCCACCAAGTTTCCCAGAACAAG CTTTGGATGGTGGGGAGCTCAAAGAGAACTTGGAAGACAATAAAAGTTCCAAAGTATTCAAAAACAAACTAATATTGAAAGAAATGGAATTGAAATTAGTGGCAGAGATTAAAGAGAGAGCagatcaaaaaaataaaaatccttaCGAGTCTCCACTTTTGGAACCTGTTTTGGCTGTGAGTAGCATAAGTCATGATCCTGTAGCTCAACTAGTCTCTGAGCTCTCGCAAACTTTCAATTTAGATAAGAGAGAGGTTAAAACTGAAAAAGACGGAGAGAATTGTAAAAAGAGTGCGTCCAACAACGGATCTCCAACAACGACATCGAAATCAACAGAAAACAATGGTAATTTCGTGCCACAGCTCAAAAAAATCGATTGTACAAAGAAAGCCAATACCAAAGAAATTAGCGAATCTATTAGTGATTCATCTGTTATCATAGACTTCAAGTCAAGACTGAGAAAAGTGGAACCGGATAAGAAAGAGGGACAAATTGAGAAAACAGACAATGAAAATGAAACGGAAGCTCTACCCAATAAGAGAGAAAGTACTGCTAGTTCGGACAGTGGGAATCAGAAAATCGATGAAGAAGATAAGAGGAAGAGTACTGGGAGTATAAGTAGTTTGAAGAAACTGTGGGAATCAAAGGAACCCACGGAGATTGGAAATGTGCAGTTGAGCCCTaaattatctgtgaaaaataaaaacgaTGAGATTATTGATGAGAATTCGCCGGTGGACACATCGGACGAGTCGATGAAAACGGAAAAACAAAAGGGTGAAAAACGATTGTGGCCCCCGGGGAACAATGACGAGAAGCCAACAATTCCTGCCAAACCTCCAGTCAAAGCCATCAAGCCGGTTCTGAATCGTACGAGTGGACCAGCAATATATGCAACTCCAATTTCGACCAACTCTCCGAATTCTAATAATGGTAAACCCCCAATATCGGCGAAGCCGCAGAACCTGGAGAACAAGAGTCCGGATAAGGAACCCCCATCTGATAAATCGAGCAAAGAAACAATTTTGGAAATTTCCCAAGCGCTTGAGTCGAACCTGAACAATATACGAACAAACACGTCAGTTTCATCCGCAACGTGGTTGCAGCTCTCCGACAAAATTGGGCTTTTGCATGGCTCCTGTATGGATTATGCAGATAATGTTGGTCCGGCCCATACCAAATTTCAGTTTCGCGAACTTTTGACCAGGCTGGAAACGCAGGCAAGGCAAATCCGTTCGGCAGGGTCCAGAAATTCGACTGAAAATACTCGATATATTAATGAAGTGAATAACACCATAAAAGACGTTGTGAATGTGGTTTTTCGATAG